In Haematobia irritans isolate KBUSLIRL chromosome 1, ASM5000362v1, whole genome shotgun sequence, a genomic segment contains:
- the LOC142233226 gene encoding uncharacterized protein LOC142233226, translating to MVNPDEESMKTGRPRNLSIAGSDCVTNSPHAIVTVTSTVTYSNLSLPPSSAATINQTSITNVTAATANANIFDDTIINIGDGVSTFANTQVWQAQYQNSRVINGTSMPLSFPNTSNETNSFYANISHGLPNSTIVSSSQNINYSTLYGQQGNNFLSSTQIHNGTHQPNFVIENSNQQIPFSIAVDNANNNFACQNERRYERTNCALDTQQNHSYSSAPSRPPAIAVSGSNTHIPSLARSAASNMFEGTQIFSQPIPTATYAQPGMTFNNAHTLPNNNNRYLQFNNTSSADTSMSSSQIAARQVISKDLPNFSGRPDEWPVFITNYNQSTERCGFTDQENLIRLQKCLKGPALEAVRGKLMMPSTVSQAIETLRMLFGRPEVIHHALQAKLRDEPKVRVENLNTLISLALSVQNYCATIQAIGLGDYLNDPMLLNDLVSKLPSNMKLEWGRHCMSGVRVNLLVFDEWLFNLATCASQVTTFDAKFDSSEYRNSRKGAKESLMFHDVEKTKEDTPQNKSVTNKKENICTVCLKCGGEHKLSTCSDFISLKHNDRWQFVRQNKLCFRCFGKHSLRRCYSKKPCGTDGCKLPHNLLLHTKPQQLNTNGGQESPVLFHAGEKKVAVFRYVPITLYGNNISLDTWALIDEGAGCTLVEDEIVNQLGIDGPSEELCLRWTGDVTKTYTASKKVSIYISSREKGSMKHKLLNVRTVEKLDLPEQTLESSTINSCEYLRNLPITPYTKIKPSVIIGLDNAKLGVPSEIRASDDGELMAAKCKLGWAVYGRKYVEFASDHCIFHICECNCSSGELEKIDELMQEYFSLESLGVSVSTKPLTSVDDERALKIMDATAVYDSKEKRWAAGLLWKFDRVELPNSLPMAKRRLKCLEAKMMREPSLKEFLVEKIKDYENKGYVRKLLKNEVTSGGKSWYIPIFTVTNINKNKTRLVWDAAAKVNGVALNSCLLKGPDLLKSLVGVLLRFREKPVALCGDIREMFHQIKVINEDQKAQMFLWRGGDTTADIDVYCMQVMTFGASCSPSLANYIKSKNANRFVEKYPSAVNAILENTFVDDWLQSCQTEEEMVQLAEKVRYIHKDGGFEMRNWISNSPRVLEKLTGNKIKSNKCIQQENNGQEKVLGMWWLPNSDEFTFIQKIDLRSLFDKTQVTKRQILRVIMKIFDPLGFLGYYIIFAKIILQNVWRSGVSWDEPIKPDELEMWLHWIKYINFVSYVRIPRCYPLVSVGKNIQLHIFVDASNSAYAAVAYIRAQLGTDVKCSLVASKTRVAPLKPISIPRMELMAAIVGLRLSKLIMAEMSINIEKRFFWSDSKDVLFWIRSDARKFKQFVALRIGEILEKSKVSEWRWVPSAENVADEGTKWSTTPKFDNNIRWFTGPDFLLEDEKFWPTTTFNKSDNRNFELLCHFEENQKTVSTLAEISPDPTRFSRWEKLRHTQLYILKFLKLISKEKEMSSLLNMLTEVINIRVVESIIFRNCQEESFGEEINSLKSEGKQISRKSILFKCSPYLDSMGVLRIKGRIDAAEGVAVDTKRPIILPRKHAVTNLVVDFYHRRFHHHHNEIVVNEMRQRFWIPGLRAVVRSVSSVCQICKNKRATPNPPEMGELPPERLMPYTRPFTYTGIDFFGPLEVAVGRRREKRWGVLFTCLTVRAVHIEISPSLSTDAFMLVFKQFVSRRGTPHKIISDNGTNFRGASRLLQSEIEKLSTENLKRNHPGIEWCFIPPASPHMGGVWERMVRSVKSILMDILPQTGLREDVLRAAMADVENIINTRPLTYVPLESADAEALTPNHFLVGCSSGIREKGSEEASGNILLKNFKIAGQLADQFWKRWLREYLPCLTRRSKWFSNSPSPIEVGDIVVVVDDTSKRGSWLKGIVVDVHRGKDNQVRSAVVKTIKGLITRPTVKLAKLDVLK from the coding sequence ATGGTTAATCCGGATGAAGAAAGTATGAAAACTGGTAGACCCAGAAATTTAAGTATCGCCGGCAGCGATTGCGTAACAAACAGTCCACATGCAATAGTCACCGTAACATCTACCGTTACATATTCTAATCTGTCTTTGCCTCCCTCCTCTGCGGCCACGATCAACCAGACGTCCATTACCAATGTCACTGCGGCCACTGctaatgcaaatatttttgaCGACACAATCATAAATATAGGTGATGGCGTGTCCACATTTGCAAACACCCAAGTATGGCAGGCGCAGTATCAAAATAGTAGGGTAATAAATGGAACTTCAATGCCTCTGTCTTTCCCAAATACATCAAATGAAACCAACTCCTTTTATGCAAATATTTCGCACGGTCTGCCAAATTCCACAATCGTAAGTAGTTCGCAAAACATAAACTATTCAACCCTGTATGGACAGCAAGGAAATAATTTCTTAAGCTCCACTCAAATACATAACGGTACTCatcaaccaaattttgtcatCGAAAACAGTAATCAACAAATTCCCTTTTCAATAGCAGTAGACAACGCCAACAACAATTTTGCTTGCCAGAATGAAAGAAGATACGAAAGAACAAATTGTGCGCTTGACACTCAACAGAACCACAGTTATTCCTCTGCTCCGTCTCGCCCCCCCGCGATTGCAGTCAGTGGGTCGAACACACACATTCCCTCTCTTGCTAGATCTGCTGCATCAAACATGTTTGAAGGAACCCAAATATTTTCTCAGCCTATACCTACGGCAACATACGCACAACCCGGTATGACGTTTAATAATGCACACACATtgcccaacaacaacaataggtaTTTGCAATTTAACAACACCAGCTCAGCGGATACTTCGATGTCTTCCTCACAAATAGCAGCACGTCAGGTGATCTCCAaagatttgccaaatttttctggtAGGCCAGATGAATGGCCTGTGTTCATTACCAATTATAATCAATCCACAGAGCGCTGTGGATTCACTGATCAAGAGAATTTGATCCGCCTGCAGAAATGCTTGAAAGGCCCAGCGTTAGAAGCGGTAAGAGGTAAATTGATGATGCCGTCGACGGTTAGCCAGGCCATAGAAACTTTGCGAATGCTTTTTGGAAGACCTGAAGTGATTCATCATGCTCTGCAGGCCAAACTTAGAGACGAGCCAAAAGTTCGTGTTGAAAATTTGAATACCTTAATTTCATTGGCACTTTCTGTTCAAAATTATTGTGCCACAATTCAGGCAATTGGCCTAGGTGATTATTTAAACGATCCAATGCTTTTGAACGATCTGGTATCTAAATTACCATCAAATATGAAGCTCGAATGGGGTCGTCACTGTATGTCAGGTGTTCGAGTGAATCTTTTGGTCTTTGATGAATGGTTGTTTAACCTTGCGACTTGTGCTAGTCAAGTCACAACCTTTGACGCCAAATTTGATTCTAGCGAATACAGAAATAGCCGAAAAGGTGCAAAGGAAAGTTTGATGTTTCACGATgtagaaaaaacaaaagaagacaCACCGCAAAATAAATCCGTAACAaataagaaagaaaatatttgtactGTGTGTCTTAAATGTGGTGGTGAACACAAACTTTCAACATGCTcggattttatttcgcttaaacacAACGACCGCTGGCAATTTGTTAGACAAAACAAGTTGTGTTTTCGCTGTTTTGGCAAACATTCCCTTCGTAGGTGCTATTCTAAAAAGCCTTGCGGCACCGACGGTTGCAAGTTACCACACAATTTGCTGCTTCATACAAAACCTCAACAATTGAACACGAATGGTGGACAGGAGTCTCCTGTGTTATTCCATGCAGGGGAAAAGAAGGTGGCTGTTTTTCGGTATGTGCCTATAACTTTGTATGGCAATAATATTAGTCTTGATACATGGGCCCTAATTGATGAAGGTGCAGGCTGCACATTAGTAGAAGATGAGATTGTAAATCAACTTGGAATTGACGGCCCTTCAGAAGAATTATGCTTACGCTGGACAGGCGATGTGACAAAAACATATACGGCATCTAAGAAGGTATCTATTTACATTTCATCTCGCGAAAAGGGCTCAATGAAACATAAATTATTAAATGTCCGTACAGtggaaaaacttgatttgccaGAGCAAACTCTTGAGTCATCGACAATAAATTCGTGTGAGTATCTTCGTAATTTGCCAATCACTCCATACACAAAAATAAAGCCGAGTGTTATAATTGGATTAGACAACGCAAAACTCGGTGTCCCATCAGAAATTCGAGCGAGTGACGACGGCGAATTAATGGCTGCGAAATGTAAACTTGGTTGGGCAGTATATGGTCGCAAATATGTTGAATTCGCTTCAGACCATTGTATTTTTCATATTTGCGAGTGTAATTGCTCTTCCGGCGAATTAGAAAAAATTGATGAACTGATGcaagaatatttttctttagagtCTTTAGGCGTTTCAGTATCGACGAAACCTCTGACATCTGTTGATGACGAGCGTGCGTTGAAAATAATGGATGCAACGGCAGTATATGATTCTAAAGAAAAGAGATGGGCGGCCGGTCTATTATGGAAATTTGATAGAGTAGAATTGCCGAATTCGCTTCCAATGGCCAAAAGACGTTTAAAATGCCTTGAAGCAAAAATGATGCGAGAACCTTCTCTAAAAGAATTTCTGGTAGAGAAAATAAAAGATTATGAAAACAAAGGTTACGTCAGAAAATTACTCAAAAACGAGGTGACTTCGGGTGGCAAATCTTGGTACATACCAATTTTCACTGTAaccaatattaataaaaacaaaaccagaCTTGTATGGGACGCCGCAGCAAAAGTAAATGGTGTTGCTTTAAACTCATGTTTGCTTAAAGGTCcagatctgttgaaatcattagTTGGTGTGCTTTTACGTTTTAGAGAAAAGCCAGTAGCTCTGTGTGGTGACATTCGTGAAATGTTTCACCAGATAAAAGTCATAAATGAAGATCAAAAGGCTCAAATGTTTTTGTGGCGTGGTGGGGACACCACAGCTGATATTGATGTTTATTGTATGCAGGTAATGACTTTTGGAGCTTCGTGTTCACCGTCACTAGCCAATTACATAAAAAGCAAAAATGCAAACCGCTTCGTCGAAAAATACCCATCAGCTGTAAATGCAATTCTAGAGAATACATTTGTTGACGACTGGCTCCAAAGTTGTCAGACTGAGGAAGAAATGGTACAGCTTGCTGAAAAGGTTAGATATATCCACAAAGACGGTGGATTCGAGATGAGGAATTGGATTTCCAACTCCCCCCgtgttttggaaaaacttaCTGGAAACAAGATCAAATCCAACAAATGTATTCAACAAGAGAACAACGGACAGGAAAAGGTATTAGGTATGTGGTGGCTTCCAAATTCTGATGAATTTacctttatacaaaaaatagatttaagatcacttttcgacaaaactcAAGTCACAAAGAGGCAAATTTTAAGAGTGATCATGAAAATATTCGACCCTTTAGGATTTTTGGGCTACTACataatatttgctaaaattattttacaaaatgtttggcgTTCTGGTGTTTCATGGGACGAGCCTATCAAACCTGATGAGCTTGAAATGTGGCTGCACTGgattaaatacataaattttgttAGCTACGTTCGCATTCCAAGATGCTACCCGCTGGTAAGCGTCGGCAAAAACATTCAGCTGCATATTTTTGTAGACGCCAGCAATAGTGCATATGCTGCTGTAGCTTATATTCGTGCTCAACTTGGTACTGACGTAAAATGTTCATTGGTTGCTTCGAAGACTCGTGTAGCACCGCTAAAACCAATTTCAATACCGAGGATGGAACTTATGGCAGCAATTGTTGGTCTTAGATTGTCGAAGCTCATAATGGCGGAGATGTCCATAAATATCGAAAAGAGATTTTTCTGGTCTGACTCAAAAGATGTATTGTTTTGGATTCGTTCCGATGCAAGAAAATTCAAACAATTTGTAGCCCTTCGCATTGGTGAAATTCTTGAAAAATCTAAAGTCAGTGAATGGCGATGGGTTCCCTCTGCAGAAAATGTTGCGGACGAAGGCACGAAGTGGTCCACAACTCCAAAATTCGATAATAATATTCGATGGTTTACAGGTCCCGATTTTCTGCTTGAAGATgaaaaattttggcctacaacaACATTCAACAAATCGGATAATAGAAACTTCGAGTTACTTTGccattttgaagaaaatcagaAAACCGTATCGACGTTGGCAGAAATATCACCGGACCCCACACGATTCAGCAGATGGGAAAAACTTCGACACACTCAactatatattttgaaatttttaaaattgatttctaaagaaaaagaaaTGTCATCTCTTCTCAATATGCTTACAGAGGTAATCAACATTCGTGTAGTCGAGTCAATTATTTTTCGTAACTGTCAGGAAGAGTCATTTGGTGAAGAAATAAACTCATTGAAATCCGAAGGTAAGCAGATTAGCCGAAAGAGCATATTGTTTAAGTGTTCGCCGTATTTAGATAGTATGGGTGTGCTGCGAATAAAAGGGCGAATTGACGCAGCAGAGGGTGTAGCAGTTGATACAAAACGACCAATAATATTACCACGAAAGCATGCTGTAACCAACCTTGTTGTTGATTTCTACCACAGACGATTTCATCATCACCACAACGAAATTGTGGTGAATGAAATGCGACAAAGATTTTGGATTCCAGGCTTAAGAGCAGTGGTTCGTTCTGTATCGagtgtttgtcaaatttgcaaaaacaaacGAGCAActccaaacccccctgaaatgggAGAATTGCCACCAGAAAGGTTGATGCCATACACTAGACCGTTTACATACACCGGCATAGATTTTTTCGGACCGCTAGAAGTTGCAGTTGGTCGTCGACGTGAGAAACGTTGGGGTGTTTTATTTACATGTCTCACCGTGAGAGCAgtgcatatagaaatttcaccaTCATTGTCTACTGATGCATTCATGTTGGTGTTTAAACAATTTGTCAGTCGACGAGGAACACCACATAAAATTATATCGGACAACGGCACCAACTTCCGTGGTGCAAGTCGTTTACTACAATCTGAGATAGAAAAGTTGTCCACAGAAAATCTAAAGCGAAATCATCCTGGAATTGAGTGGTGTTTCATACCCCCAGCCTCTCCCCACATGGGAGGCGTGTGGGAGCGAATGGTTCGCTCAGTAAAATCAATCTTAATGGACATTTTGCCACAAACCGGTTTGAGAGAGGATGTGCTGAGAGCGGCTATGGCAGATGTGGAGAATATTATAAATACAAGACCACTCACATATGTACCATTGGAGTCAGCTGATGCCGAGGCGCTCACACCCAACCACTTTCTCGTTGGTTGTTCTAGTGGAATAAGAGAAAAGGGTAGCGAGGAGGCGAGTGGAAATATTTTGCTTAAGAATTTTAAGATTGCCGGTCAATTGGCAGACCAATTTTGGAAACGTTGGTTGCGTGAATATTTGCCGTGCCTTACTCGTCGTTCGAAATGGTTTTCAAACAGTCCAAGTCCTATTGAAGTTGGTGACATTGTTGTTGTGGTGGATGACACAAGTAAGAGAGGATCGTGGTTAAAGGGAATTGTTGTGGATGTACATAGAGGCAAAGACAATCAAGTTCGCAGCGCAGTGGTGAAGACAATCAAAGGACTTATAACTAGACCTACTGTGAAATTAGCTAAATTGGACGTTTTGAAGTAA